The genomic interval TCTTAAATATCTTCTTTTTCGCTGTTTAAGCTTGTTAACTTCTCGCTATTATAAAGATACCCTTTATTTTTGTAATATTATTTTCAATTATCTAATAATTTGTAACAATAGGTACAATTCTAACATATTATATTAGCTTCTATTCAAAAACGGATGCAGTGGCTAATGAATAATTCTTATTTTTATTTTCAAATCGTATTTATAGAATATTATACTCAAAATCGTGTCATATAAGCAATAGATGTTATTATCCATGCAATGATTAACAACATAAGAACGTGTCCCTAGCTCCGTAGAATTTGCTATTTTATAGTATTGCTCCAAATATTTTCTGAAAGCTACGACTTATGCAGTTTTGATTTCTGAAGTACCGAAGGAAAAATGGGGCAACAAATATCCAAGTGCGATAAAGAGCTGGGAGGATAACTGGGATAACATAGCAACGTTATTTGAGTTTCCTGAATATATCCGAAAAATCATGTATACCACAAATGCAATAGAGAGCCTGAACAGCCAGTTCAGGAAAGTTACCAAGGCAAAGCTCATATTCCCCAATGATGAGAGCCTTTTGAAGATGCTGTATCTGGCCACTGAGAAAGTAAGCAGGAAATGGACCAGGGTATATCCAGATTGGGATCTTATCATAAATCAACTTAATATTTTGTTTGATAAAGTCTTAAACAAAGGGGCATAATTTGGGGACTCTGTCCCCCAAACCTCTGAGGTTTAGCGCTTTAATTCTCCCAGGAACGGGCGAAACGAAAGGAAAAGATAGGTATATAATATACCGAAAATGGTAAAAGTATACTTAACTATTATATATTAATGTGCCAATTATTTGTCTAAGGAGAGAGAATACACAAAATTATTTACACAGCCCTATAATGCAGCGGAATTGTAACAATATCGCATACCCCATAATTTTTGACTTTTGAAGACATATTTAATCTCCCTTTATTTTGATAATAACATATAATTATTAGTACTCAACAATTTCTCAAGATACAAAAAATATTACAGTCGCGTACTAACTCCATTATACAACTAATTATACATAAATTGCCTGACTGATTTTAAAATCCTTTAACCTTATAACGAAAACCACAGAATCATATTTGTAACGGTACCCCAAATTCTTTAGCAATTGTTTGCAAGCCTTGCTCGACTTCTTCTTTAGAGAAATTACATCTTTTTAAAAAGCCTTCATCAAGATTGTTTAACCTTTCGTAAAAGTCCAAAGCTAATTCTATGTACTTTTTATTTTTAGCATCCAACTTTTCGTATAGCAGATTTTCAGCCTCATTTATTTTCCCCTGATTTATTAAATCAGTTAACTGCATATGTAAGTAATCGGTTTGTGAATAATCTGCCTTATCCGTTGGCAATTCGTAAACAGCTGTTTCTTTGTTTAAAAGAATCTTTGCCAAAGCCCTCACCAAGTCCTTTATGATTCTCATTAAATAGTC from Clostridiales bacterium carries:
- a CDS encoding DUF6483 family protein; the protein is MIEQDYLMRIIKDLVRALAKILLNKETAVYELPTDKADYSQTDYLHMQLTDLINQGKINEAENLLYEKLDAKNKKYIELALDFYERLNNLDEGFLKRCNFSKEEVEQGLQTIAKEFGVPLQI